Proteins encoded by one window of Propionispora hippei DSM 15287:
- a CDS encoding CHC2 zinc finger domain-containing protein codes for MKFTKEELVIINNNVKIEDEIAKHVSLRKKGSEYVGRCPFHNDNKENLKINPEKRIFKCFVCGYSGGMFKFIQTLLRLKFEFAITYLILNNETLHQKYGFSGEGNVYVLRLVGDKFYVGYTEHYCNRMKSHFAGEGAEWTKENAPIAVHQVYNNVNKEFEHELTKIYIERYGYQNVRGGNYAFRKIKYEEIKKEVNNRTYEGVFVLLLQESKYFIDFAVNLHGEIQRHFNGNGCEWTKKYKPVKILKIIRTRNREETKKVTIDYIEKCGWNNVRGYRWKKIDLKMPRLK; via the coding sequence ATGAAATTTACTAAAGAAGAATTGGTTATTATAAACAATAATGTAAAAATTGAAGATGAGATAGCAAAGCACGTGTCTTTGAGGAAGAAAGGCTCTGAATATGTTGGCCGTTGCCCATTTCATAATGATAATAAAGAAAATTTAAAAATAAACCCTGAAAAACGGATATTTAAATGTTTTGTTTGCGGATATTCTGGCGGTATGTTTAAATTTATTCAAACCTTGTTGCGTTTGAAATTTGAATTTGCAATAACCTATTTGATATTGAATAATGAAACTTTGCATCAAAAATATGGTTTTTCTGGGGAAGGAAATGTTTATGTCCTTCGGCTGGTGGGTGACAAATTTTACGTGGGTTACACTGAACATTACTGTAATAGAATGAAGAGTCATTTTGCTGGTGAGGGAGCAGAATGGACTAAAGAAAATGCTCCTATTGCTGTTCATCAAGTCTATAACAATGTTAATAAGGAGTTTGAACATGAACTGACCAAGATTTATATAGAAAGATACGGTTATCAAAATGTACGTGGTGGGAATTATGCTTTTCGGAAAATAAAATATGAAGAAATAAAAAAAGAAGTGAATAATAGAACCTATGAAGGTGTTTTTGTTCTATTGCTTCAAGAAAGCAAATATTTTATTGACTTTGCAGTAAATCTTCATGGGGAGATACAGAGACATTTTAATGGTAATGGCTGCGAATGGACTAAGAAATATAAACCAGTAAAGATTCTTAAAATCATAAGAACAAGAAATCGAGAAGAAACAAAGAAAGTAACAATTGATTATATTGAAAAGTGTGGATGGAACAATGTTAGGGGGTACCGGTGGAAAAAGATAGATTTAAAGATGCCAAGATTAAAGTAA
- a CDS encoding flavodoxin family protein encodes MKKVVAFMGSPRKNGNTATLIKEVIRGAQDAGAETAVFDLYDMNIKPCQGCFVCRKTGQCFMQDDFQNMFKHIIDADVVVFGSPVYLWQATAQMKLLWDRLCGLFDENYKPRYATKSLVMVYSQGNPDAQAFQSSFQINEDLFKMFGLHVVDTILLMGGGDPNTAAGNKELLSKAYEAGKAM; translated from the coding sequence ATGAAAAAAGTAGTCGCTTTTATGGGGAGTCCAAGAAAAAACGGTAACACGGCCACTCTTATTAAAGAGGTTATTCGGGGAGCACAAGATGCCGGGGCCGAAACAGCGGTTTTTGATCTTTATGATATGAACATCAAACCCTGTCAAGGCTGTTTTGTCTGTCGCAAGACTGGACAATGTTTCATGCAAGACGATTTTCAGAACATGTTTAAACATATTATCGATGCCGATGTTGTGGTTTTCGGCTCGCCCGTATACCTTTGGCAGGCTACAGCTCAAATGAAGCTGTTATGGGACAGACTATGCGGCTTGTTTGATGAAAACTATAAACCTCGGTATGCGACTAAAAGCCTGGTCATGGTATATTCTCAGGGAAATCCAGACGCACAGGCTTTTCAATCATCCTTTCAAATCAATGAAGACTTGTTTAAGATGTTTGGCTTACACGTAGTTGATACCATTTTACTAATGGGCGGCGGAGACCCCAACACCGCGGCTGGTAATAAAGAGCTTTTATCAAAAGCTTATGAAGCGGGAAAAGCAATGTAG
- a CDS encoding helix-turn-helix transcriptional regulator: MDNEKQRYRELGDFLKSRRAKILPSQVGLPEGIRRRTPGLRREEVALLSGIGLTWYTWMEQGRPIQISSQILESLARTLMLDRHETKHLYTLAQHTPPVGFPICNAPVNPMLQHVLDNLAFSPATILDVRFNIISWNRATAKLLFDYGKINACKRNLLRIMFTNEEYKKTMADWESAAQAMLACFRTAYANFVGNPWIEDFINELRSESKEFDSWWSMHDIQKEEGVLKIINHPVLGQLKFEFTSYAVLSDANLKLSVLTAIPGSATEEKIKRFLSR; encoded by the coding sequence ATGGATAATGAAAAGCAGCGATATAGAGAATTAGGTGATTTTTTAAAGTCTCGTCGGGCAAAAATTTTGCCTTCCCAGGTTGGTCTGCCTGAAGGAATACGTCGCCGAACTCCCGGTCTTAGAAGAGAGGAAGTGGCTTTACTTTCCGGAATCGGTTTAACCTGGTATACATGGATGGAACAGGGCCGTCCTATCCAAATATCCTCACAAATACTTGAAAGCTTAGCCCGAACCTTGATGCTTGACAGGCATGAAACCAAACATCTTTACACTCTGGCTCAGCACACACCACCGGTTGGTTTCCCTATTTGCAATGCTCCTGTTAATCCCATGTTGCAGCACGTGCTGGACAACTTAGCATTTTCTCCGGCAACCATTCTTGATGTCCGCTTTAATATTATTTCGTGGAACCGAGCCACTGCAAAACTTTTGTTCGATTACGGTAAAATTAATGCTTGTAAACGTAATCTGCTGCGAATCATGTTTACAAATGAAGAATATAAAAAGACAATGGCTGATTGGGAGTCCGCAGCGCAAGCGATGCTTGCTTGCTTTCGTACAGCTTATGCAAACTTCGTCGGAAACCCATGGATTGAGGATTTTATCAATGAACTCAGGAGCGAAAGCAAAGAATTCGATTCCTGGTGGTCCATGCACGACATCCAAAAAGAGGAGGGAGTATTAAAAATTATTAACCATCCGGTTTTAGGACAGTTGAAATTTGAGTTTACCAGTTATGCGGTTTTATCAGATGCTAATTTAAAACTGTCTGTACTCACCGCTATTCCGGGGTCAGCTACCGAGGAAAAGATAAAACGATTTCTATCGCGTTAA
- a CDS encoding MFS transporter, with protein sequence MNWKTYKFNLLIWIIIIGVLFLRIGTSMTVPFLAIFLHYKVGISLSITGMIVGTSYLSYTLGGFLGGYLSDKYGRKKTLGISLLCYGLIFGGFGIAASVDTSKAVVAGMFCTLNLFAGLFRIWSDTLTQAMLADVVTYEQKVIAFNLRYTVANIGSALGPILGAWIGFSGTVDSFYFTGVMCWAYLALLLLIASKSKNHWDKQATKADRISISMAAKTLFYDKSLRLYIVGGIISYLAYVQQESTLGQILMQRFGGTGVFTMILATNAITVVSLQIPITSYCLKRKNPLWLMKIGSFFIAGGLIGMGFSGLSYISYIISQIIFTLGEIFVFSIGGIFIDDIAPENLRGAYFGSLGFQSLGKAIGPVLGGALLQVLSGQIVLLIFAVIALGSIPLYDSSMKSNQ encoded by the coding sequence ATGAATTGGAAAACTTACAAATTTAATCTATTAATATGGATTATTATTATAGGAGTACTTTTTTTAAGAATTGGAACATCAATGACGGTACCCTTTCTTGCGATATTTCTACATTATAAAGTAGGAATATCGCTTTCTATTACCGGTATGATCGTAGGAACTTCTTATTTATCATATACATTGGGTGGATTTTTAGGCGGTTACTTATCTGATAAATATGGAAGGAAAAAAACACTTGGAATTTCACTGCTATGTTATGGTTTAATTTTTGGTGGATTTGGAATAGCAGCTTCTGTTGATACTTCGAAAGCGGTAGTGGCAGGGATGTTTTGTACTTTGAATTTATTTGCCGGATTGTTTCGTATATGGTCTGATACTCTAACTCAAGCCATGTTAGCAGATGTTGTAACCTATGAGCAAAAAGTTATCGCATTTAATTTGCGATATACCGTAGCTAATATAGGGAGTGCATTAGGACCGATTTTAGGTGCATGGATAGGCTTTTCTGGAACTGTAGATAGTTTTTATTTTACAGGGGTTATGTGTTGGGCTTATCTAGCTTTATTGCTGCTAATAGCTTCAAAGTCAAAGAATCACTGGGACAAGCAAGCAACAAAGGCTGATAGGATATCAATAAGTATGGCTGCAAAAACGTTATTTTATGATAAATCATTAAGACTTTACATAGTAGGTGGAATTATTTCTTATTTAGCGTATGTTCAGCAAGAATCAACATTGGGGCAGATACTTATGCAGCGTTTTGGAGGAACAGGGGTTTTTACAATGATCTTAGCTACCAATGCAATTACAGTAGTATCATTGCAGATACCAATTACAAGTTATTGCTTAAAAAGAAAAAATCCGTTATGGCTAATGAAGATAGGTAGTTTTTTCATTGCGGGCGGGCTTATAGGAATGGGCTTTTCCGGATTGAGCTATATTTCATATATAATAAGTCAGATTATTTTTACTTTAGGGGAAATTTTTGTTTTTTCAATAGGTGGAATTTTTATTGATGATATAGCACCGGAGAATCTGCGAGGCGCATATTTTGGCTCTTTAGGATTCCAATCCTTGGGAAAGGCTATTGGGCCGGTCCTTGGAGGAGCTTTGCTACAAGTACTCAGCGGACAAATTGTGTTATTAATTTTTGCTGTTATCGCACTAGGGAGCATCCCGTTATACGACAGTAGTATGAAGTCTAATCAATAA